In Carya illinoinensis cultivar Pawnee chromosome 16, C.illinoinensisPawnee_v1, whole genome shotgun sequence, a single window of DNA contains:
- the LOC122299363 gene encoding ABSCISIC ACID-INSENSITIVE 5-like protein 5: MANNFHFRNFGTDPPGEPNGNGRPPENFPLTRQQSIYSLTFDELQNTMGGSIGKDFGSMNMDELLKNIWSAEETQTTANFSAGTAPEGTGGPPAGAGHLQRQGSLTLPRTLSQKTVDQVWRDISKEYVTGNGSSSVPQRQQTLGEMTLEEFLFRAGVVREDTQLGARPSTPGFFGNSGLGIGFQQTGVVTGLMGNRIPEGSDNQFSIQSSNLPLNVNGVRSDQMQLSRPQQQQPQIFPKPVTVAYATNQMPQLGSPGMRAGIVGINDQSLSSGLVQGGGMGTVGLGAGPLSAATGSPANQLSSDGIGKSNGDTSSVSPVPYMFNGGLRGRRSNGAVEKVVERRQRRMIKNRESAARSRARKQAYTMELEAEVAKLKEENEELRKKQEELTEMQKNQVMEIMNLQRGVKKQCLRRTQTGPW; encoded by the exons ATGGCGAACAATTTCCACTTTAGGAACTTCGGGACAGACCCACCAGGTGAGCCTAACGGAAACGGAAGGCCGCCGGAAAACTTTCCGTTAACGCGGCAGCAGTCGATCTACTCGTTGACCTTCGACGAGTTGCAGAACACCATGGGGGGCAGCATAGGGAAGGACTTTGGTTCCATGAACATGGACGAGCTACTCAAGAACATTTGGAGCGCCGAGGAGACCCAAACCACGGCCAACTTCTCCGCAGGTACCGCACCAGAAGGTACCGGAGGCCCACCTGCTGGCGCTGGGCACTTACAGAGGCAGGGTTCGCTGACGCTACCCAGGACGCTGAGCCAGAAGACCGTGGACCAGGTGTGGAGAGATATATCCAAGGAATATGTGACTGGAAATGGAAGCTCCAGTGTGCCGCAGAGGCAGCAGACTTTAGGGGAGATGACTTTGGAGGAGTTCCTGTTCAGAGCTGGGGTTGTGAGAGAGGACACCCAACTGGGTGCCAGGCCTAGTACCCCAGGATTCTTTGGCAATAGTGGTTTAGGAATTGGGTTTCAGCAGACTGGTGTGGTTACGGGGTTGATGGGAAATCGGATTCCAGAGGGTAGtgataatcaattttctattcaGTCTTCGAATTTGCCACTGAATGTGAATGGTGTCAGATCGGATCAGATGCAGTTGTCGCGGCCTCAGCAGCAGCAGCCCCAGATTTTTCCTAAGCCGGTTACGGTGGCCTATGCAACAAATCAGATGCCTCAGCTGGGCAGTCCAGGAATGAGGGCAGGAATTGTGGGGATAAACGATCAAAGTTTGAGTAGTGGGTTGGTTCAGGGTGGAGGGATGGGAACTGTTGGGTTAGGAGCCGGACCTCTTAGTGCTGCGACGGGGTCACCGGCGAACCAGCTGTCATCAGATGGGATTGGGAAGAGTAACGGGGATACGTCGTCTGTGTCACCGGTTCCTTATATGTTTAATGGTGGTTTAAGGGGGAGGAGGTCTAATGGGGCTGTGGAGAAGGTGGTTGAAAGGAGGCAGAGGAGAATGATTAAGAATAGGGAGTCAGCTGCGAGGTCTCGAGCTCGAAAGCAG GCTTATACCATGGAATTGGAAGCTGAAGTTGCAAAGTTAAAGGAGGAGAATGAAGAATTGAGGAAAAAACAG GAAGAACTTACGGAAATGCAAAAGAATCAG